From the Lathyrus oleraceus cultivar Zhongwan6 chromosome 3, CAAS_Psat_ZW6_1.0, whole genome shotgun sequence genome, the window TCGCTCCATGCAACTCATCCAATAACTCTTCGATCACCAGTATACGAAATTTGTCAGGTACCGCGATCTTATTTAGAGCGCGATAATCAATGCACATTCGCCATGTGCAGTCCTTCTTCTTCACCAAAATCACCGAACTTGAGAACGAACTCGTGTTGTGGCGAATGATCCCCGTAGCCAACATCTCATTTACCTGCTTCTCTATTTCATTCTTGTGATGGTGGGGATAGCGATACGGCCTCACGTTTACAGCTCCTTGTCCTCCCACAAGGTTGATTGCATGCTCTTTGTTTCTTTTCGGAGGAAGACCTAGCACTGTTTGGAACACCTGATCGTATTTGCGTAATACTGTTTCCAACTCCCTTTGTAGCTGGGCAGACAACGTATTTCTTTTAGCCTCTTTGGGTTTTGTTTTCTCTACTGTCCACAATAAATCCTGCATATGGAGCCTGGGCTTACTCAGTATATTCTACAAAGCCACCGGTGACTTTCTGCACCCCTCCTGTCCTTTAAGAGTCACCCACCTTTTCTCACTCCAAAAACTCATAGTTTGTTGTTTCCAATTAGTAATAGTATCCCCCAAAGTTTTAAGCCACTCAATGCCTAAAACCACATCAATTCCCCCTAATTCAAATAAATGCATTTCTGGGTCTAATTTAAATTCCCCAATACACACTTCCATTCCTCTACACACCCCATGGGTTGCTATTTGGAGCCCATTCCCCAATTTAACCGTCATTTGAAGAGTAGTATCAACTGGCCAGTCCATTTGATGCACTAATTTCTGAGAAATGAAATTATGTGTTGCCCCACTATCCACCAAAATCAATAGCTCTACTCCATGTATTGCTCCTTGGAATTTCATGGTATGATGAGTATTATGTGCAATATGGTGCAAGTTAAGTACACTCATCTCCACCTTTTCCTCTTCATCACCTTCATCCACCTCTATAGCCAAGAATTTGGTCTCATCCTCATCATCGCCATCCTCCTCCACAACCAAAATTCTAAGTTGTTTTTCCAGGCATTGGTGTATAGGATGGAATGGACCTCCACACTTAAAACATAATCCTTTTTGCTTCTTTTCCATCAATTCATTGTAAGACAAATGTTTGAAACCCCTATCCCGAGGCTCAGTATGTTTCTTTTCGTTTTGGGCTTGTTTGTCTCCTTTGAGCCCACTTACTCCACTCTTAACACTCCCATGCGGCCCAACATCTCTCCCCTTTATCATGACCCAGTCAGATCCAATTTTCCTTCCTACTGACCCATTATAAGCTGGATTATACCCAGATCTAGGCCCACGATGAAAACCTGAACCGTTTCCCCCTTTCACCTCCCTCTCAACAGCTCTTGTGACTTGGAGCAATTTTGTTTTGTTCATCTCTCCCATTGCCGCCAAGCTACGTACCTTCCCCCTGATCTCTGCCTTCAACCCATGTAAGAAGTACCCCCGAAATTGTTTCTCCGGAAGCTTCGGAATCTGAGCCGTTAGGTATTCAAACTCAGTGATGTATTCATCAACCGTTCCCTCTTGCTTCAATTCCGTCAACTGTTCATAAACATCACCCTCACCGTGTCTTCCATACCTCTCCAACAATGCCTCTTTCAACGCTTCACATGTCAACCCCTCTTCCTCCCCGATCAAGGAATTGAAAAAGTGAATCGTTGTTCCCTCCAAACACAGCTGAGCCAAACTCACTTTTATCTCCGGTGTCGTGCCTTGAACGCGGAAATACACTTCAGCACGTGAAATCCATCCCGCCGGATCCTCACCATCAAACGCCGGCAGTTCCACCTTCTTAACGGACTGACGATACTCCGTCAAAGCATCTCCACGACGGCTGTTGACAACAGTGCTCTTCGGAGCGCCCTCTACTGTCAGCCCTGGCGAACCTTTACCGGAAACACTCGCGCCTCCTTCGTCCACAGTCAACGACTTACCCAAGCATTTCTCCAGCATTGCTATCAAATTAGCATGGTTTGTCGTCACTGAGTTCTGCACCTCGACGAGAGTTGAACACACCTCTGTGATTTCACTCTCCAAAGCTTCGACCCTAGCTTCCATCTTTGTGAACGCTGGTAACGTCACCTTCTTAGGTGGCATCACTGGCTCCGTCGTCGGAATCCGGTAGGTCGGACCACTTGTTACGTATCAAAAAGCAGAATGTAATAATATAACAGTACAGCAGAGAAACAGAGGAGAATGAGAGCTTTATTATAGTGAACAGAACTGGAAAGAGATACAGAAAAGGGAATGTAACCCTAGATCTGACAAGAGCTAGGCTCCTAATAGGAAGCTATAGCTCCCTATACATGCTAGTATATCACTATAATCCAAGGCAATCTATCCATTCTCTCTCTGATTCCTTATACCGTGGAAATGGGATGCAAGGTGCTCTCCTCACTCAAGCCACGTCACTGTATTGTAACTAACTAGCCACCAATTCCCTTTTTACCCTTCCTTCTAGAATAAACTTTCCAAGCTTGGGGTCCACTTGGTTACCTGTACATCAGCTGCTCACGTGGCAATTCTTTCTCAACTAACTGGGGCCTATCATAATCCAATACACCCCACTAAATAACcaaataaattaaattaaattaaattcCAAGAAACTAAATATACAAAGTATTAAGGCAAGAGCACACCTGAAAAGGAAACTACAGCAACTATTTTTCTAGCCACTTCTTTGATTGTCACAGAGGAATCTTTAGGCAGTGGCAATTTAGAACCGTACTTTGAAGGCATGACAAAAGACATTTTCCATTTATCTTGATCTGCCGTCTATGATAATACCATCAACAAATTAGAACATCATAAAACAAACATATATTTAAGAAATATCACTTAATTGGAATTAAATGTGGGGCTTACAGAAGACATATTATGGCATGTAGTTGGAATCGATATGGTTGATTCCTAAGATGAAGAAGAACAGTACCAACTTATCCAAAATGTAAACTAATCTTTGACATTAAGAGCTTGAACTTTACATATGACTGTCCCATATTTAAAGAACCGATGAATTCAAAAGAGTTTCAGGTGCTAGGTAGTCATAAAATGTCAGCTTGACAGAATATTCCAGGGTAGTTTGGGTTTTTTAATCACTGTCCGAGCTTTAATTTGATTGAACTCGGATTCAAGAAGATTGGTTTATAATATTATGAACTATGGTAGGTCAAAAAGACAAACTGTGATAATTAGTATTTCGCTGCCATTATTGAAGAATATAGAATAAGTTAGGTGAGTTTATTTCTCTGCCATTGTTTTTCTAATATATACCACTTCTAAAACCGTTGTTGATGAAATGAActtataaaaaataaatcaaataaagAATATATTGAAGAAACTTTGCTGCAAATTCATACGAAAACAAACAAGTAAAGCCTGTAGCTGAGATATTTAACAAAGTCCATGAAAAAGAATCACAATACCTTTGTTGTTAACACAGGAGTTGTCATATCCATTTTAACCCCGTCGGATTGATTCTTACTGGTAAAAACAGGTGTAGTCATTTCCATTTTTTCCTTCGTTGTATTCTACCATCAAAACAGTATCACACATCTATAACTTCTTCCAAAATAGAAAGGGGAAAACAAGAAATGCAGTAACCAAATACAACCCAGTAAACAAAATATTTAAATGCACATATGTGAGCCGATTCTAAATTGTATTACTACCTTACCAAAAAGGTATTCAGCAAGAACATTAAATGACTGAGAAGCACCGCTGAAATCAAACCCATTCTTCCCAGGCATTGTAGCCTCTGCTACAAAGTAAGGCTGCAAAGATAATCAAGTCAATGTGGGTGAGATTGATAGGAACCAAATGGTATTATTACAAAAGAAGAGAAAGAATTCATTTGATTACTTAACAATGGAAAAACACAACTTCGAAGGTTTGACCACCTCCCAATGCCAAAAAGCCTTAAATCACTTTGTTAATAAGATGATCCCCTCTCTAATCCCTCCTCTCTATTACAGGCAGCATGCTTTATTGGGCCTAACTATCACCCTAACACACCCGCTAACTAATCCATTAACATTTAAGCAACTACTTATAAAGTATCTTGGCACAAGGGATAGCACATTCCTAAGACCAAATGGTTTGTTGGTGATAGCAAAGCACTCCTCAATTAGCATTGGAGGGAAGTGTTAAGCCAGCACTTGCAACTTGTAAGTATCTTGGCACAGAAGGAATAAATGTAGCATATCAATTCAACTAGCTAAGAATATGAAGTATACTTGCATTACCCGTCAAGCACAGTCCCTCAACTCCAGGTTTTGACAGCTACAAATTGAATGAGGAAGCTTAATACATCTGATATTTCTATATTAGAATCCAGTTTGAATTTGCTTCGGTTTAACCCGTGCTTAGCCATTGAAATAAAAATTTGGTTCTTGACGAAGAAAAAAACTCTTAACAAGTGAAATCATGAAGGAATCACtaggaaaaaaagaaaaaacaaattGAACTGATAAATTATATATAATCAAACGGAACTAGAACTGTAAAAGCATAATAAATATTGAATAAATATACCTCAATTTCCCTAATCTCATACCGGTCCCTTCTACTCAGAACTTTGAACTTGATAGTCTCAAGATCAGGAACTACATCGAAAATAATTAAATTAACATGCAAGAAAAAGCAACAAATTATATAAATAATAATCAGAAATTGTTGCATAATTGAGAAGGAAAATTAAGCACCTGTCATCAACGCTTCTTCGAGAGTGCGGCTTTCAAATCTTTTCGGAAACAAGTATTTAGCCGTCTCGTTAGCCAAATCGGCAACAACTGCATCAAGTAAATAAATCAAAAGAacaaaagagaaagaaaaaaagcACAAAAAGATTCAACAGAAAATAAATCGTGAATAGATAAGTAGTAGATTTACGTCGCTGGGAGAGAGAGGTGGATTGAGAAGTGAGAGCGAAGATGAGAGAGATTCGAGCTTCAAATGCCGACATAGTTCTTCGCCGGGTGCTTATTCTGTCGCCGGAAGATGCAGAGTTGGTGATTGAGATGATTGTTTTGTTAGGTTTTCCATGAATTGAGACCGATTGAAGTGAAAGAGAAGGGTTACAAAGAG encodes:
- the LOC127125647 gene encoding heme-binding-like protein At3g10130, chloroplastic (The sequence of the model RefSeq protein was modified relative to this genomic sequence to represent the inferred CDS: added 103 bases not found in genome assembly); this encodes MSTIRKCYIGYIKPVFDARGRSYKPMPKILNFVVTSLSLQSVSIHGKPNKTIISITNSASSGDRISTRRRTMSAFEARISLIFALTSQSTSLSQRLVADLANETAKYLFPKRFESRTLEEALMTVPDLETIKFKVLSRRDRYEIREIEPYFVAEATMPGKNGFDFSGASQSFNVLAEYLFGKNTTKEKMEMTTPVFTSKNQSDGVKMDMTTPVLTTKTADQDKWKMSFVMPSKYGSKLPLPKDSSVTIKEVARKIVAVVSFSGFVNDEEVKRRELKLREALKNDGEFKIKEGTSIEIAQYNPPFALPFQRRNEVALEVEWKNQ